The Silene latifolia isolate original U9 population chromosome Y, ASM4854445v1, whole genome shotgun sequence sequence GCTACAAGGGTGTACAGCAGGCTGAACAGGGTTATAGTGAATGATGATTGACTCCTCTCCTTTCCTGAGTCAGTTGCTCATTTTATTCCTGAAGGTCTGTTTGACCATTGCCCGTGTATCATCACCATGGTTGATACTTATGTGAGGAAAAAACCTTCATTCAAGTATTACAACATGTGGTCCCTTGCTCTTAACTACCTTACTGTGGTCCAATCTGGGTGGCATGTTGAGGTTCAGGGCACCCCAATGTTTAGGATTGTTGAGAAATTGAAAGGACTAAAGCAGAAGTTGAAAGAGCTGGACAGGGAACAGTTCAGTGATATTGAGAACCTAACCCATGTTGCTGAACTGTCTCTTAAGTACTTACAAGAACAGGTGATGAGCAATCCTTTGAATCCTGACTTCTGCAATGCTGAGAAGGAATGTGCCCAGGAACTTATACAATTAAAGAAAGCTAGGGATTCTTTCCTGGCTCAGAAAGCTAAAGAGGATTGGGCAAAAAATGGTGAtgataatacctcattttttcaTGCAAGTATTAAAAGAAGGAGGGCACATAATCGAGTGTATCAAGTTAAAGATAAGGATGGGGTTTTATGATCTAAACCTCATGAAATTAAGAATGCATTTGAGGAGTATTATTGTGGTCTATTGGGCTCATCCAAAGGGGTGCATCCTGTGCATAAGGGGATTGTACAATCTGGTAATTGCCTGACTGCTGAGCACCCGAATTTACTCAAGTTGTCACGGATGATGAGATCAAGCAGGCCATGTTCTCAATACCTGGCACTAAAGCTCCAGGGCCTGATGGCTATAGTAGTCAATTTTTTAAAGACTCCTGGGCTATAGTAGGCAAGGATATATGTGCTTCTGTAAGGAATATGATAAGTACTGGAAATATTTTGAAGGAAGCCAACAATACTATCCTTACTCTGTTACCTAAAGTGGATGTGCCTGATACTGTCACGCAGTTCAGGCCAATTGCCTGCTGCAACACAGTTTATAAATGTATGGCTAAAGTAGTGTGTTCCAGACTTAGTAGCATTCTCCCTGATATTATCCACCCTTCTCAGAGTGCATTTATTGCTGGCAGAGACATAGTGGGTAATATTTTAATTTGCCAAGACCTCATTAAGCTGTACAAAAGGAAGAAATGTTCTCCTAGGCTCATGATGAAGATTGATTTCCAAAAAGCGTATGACTCCATTGAATGGAGTTATTTGAATGAAATGTTAAGGTATCTTAAGTTCCCTGACATTACCATTAAGCTTCTTATGCAGTGTGTGTCCTCTCCCTCTTATTCTCTGTCCCTGAATGGTGAAGTATTTGGGTTTTTCAAGGGCAAAAGGGGATTAAGGCTAGGGGACCCATTATCCCCCTTGCTTTTTACGATTTGCTTGGAGTATTTGAGTAGGTTGCTTGGATCCATTCCTAAATGTCATGGCTTCAAATTTCATCCTTTGTATGCTAGACTTAGcataaaccatttgtgctttgcTGATGACCTGCTAATGTTTAGCAGGGGGGACCTGGAGTCTGTTACATTAATGCTTAGAGCCTTTAGCACCTTTTCTCTTGCCTCCGGTCTTCAAATGAATAAGGATAAGTCCAATTTTTATTGCAATGGGGTTACTGATAGTGTGGTGCAGGCTATTGAGAATGCTTCAGGTATGAGAAAGGCTGCCATTCCTTTTAAGTATTTTGGGGTAAAAATTATGCATAAGAGGTTGGGAGTTTTGGACCCGCCAAATATGCCGTGGATAGGGTAACGGAGAGGATACAAAGATTAGGGGCTAGGAAACTCTCCTATGCTGGGAGAGTAGTCCTTATCTCTTCAGTTCTCAGTACTTTAAATAGCCATTGGGCAAGGGTGTTCATTATTCCAAAGACTGTGATGAAGAAAATTGAATCAATTTGCGGAGCGTTCTTGTGGTATGGGAATGATAGCTGTGAGAGACCTAACCTGGTGTCTTGGAAACAAATCTGTCAACCCAGAAGGAAAGGGGGTCTTGGCTTCAAAAATTTGCACACCTGGAACCTAGCTCTTATTGCTAAGTATGTTTGGTGGGTGGAAAAGAAGGCTGACCATTTATGGGTTAAGTGGGTGCATGCCATTTATATCAAGGACAGAATCTGGAAGGATTATGAGCCTTTTAGCTGTTCCAGTTGGGCCTGGAAGCGTATTTGTCAGGTCAAGAATAGACTCAAACCTCTACTCTTTGATGTTACTTGGAGAGATCTTGATCAGGACTACTCTACTCAGATGGGATACTCCTGGTTGGTTTATGAGGTAGATGATGTTCCCTGGTTTCCATGGATTCAGAATAGAATGTTGCTTCCAAAACATTCTTTTCATGTGTGGCTGATTGCTCAGAATAGATTACTCACCCAAGATAGGCTCTTCAGGATGCAGATCATACAAGCTAACTGTTGTTTCTTGTGTGGTAATGCAGAGGAGTCCATTGATCATTTGTTTTTCATTTGCCCTTATAGTCAGAAATGCAAGCAGCTTCTGGTAGCATGGCTTGACTGCTTCATTCCTGATCAGGGATTTATTCAGAGGTGGATAGAATACAGGTGCAGATCCTTATTCATGAAGCAGTGTATTGCAGCCGGTATAGTAAGTCTTATGTATGGAATCTGGTTTGCTAGAAATAGATGTCAAATTGAACATGTGGTACCTCTCCCTGCTGTTATTATAAAGCAGGTGAAGGGGTCTTTTAGTATGCAGTTGAAGAGTCGTAGACTAGAGCATAGGGATTGGAGGGTTCATGCCTGGGTAACTCGGCTAGAACAAAGTATGTAACAAACTAGGGATGCATATCTCTAGTGACAAATTGTTTGGTTGGGCTTATAATATAACACTTACATTTCcccaaataaaaaacaaaaaaaaaaattcttcttatgaagtataaaaaccaaagtatcagtactttgttaaaatggggaacaataaagtgaagacttttatctgcaccaaaaagaatgtgatatggtatcacaagttcactttcattacgatatgattgaatctttacattgtagttggaggtagtttctgttataaaaattttctggcatttaaattttccactaaaataaaacatggttcaagcaatcatctacttttcatatgagatatagttaggcatggtacctaaattgtagcttgtttcgatagtaaacatgtgctctacatgatcacgagaacaaagggtttatggctcgtgatgctg is a genomic window containing:
- the LOC141632394 gene encoding uncharacterized protein LOC141632394, which codes for MKKVYFWVTMVYGFNKLQERESLWEKHRSYALQCDGSWAVCGDFNSIVVMDERIGGTGVTWAEMAPMRNMMSDCLFDHCPCIITMVDTYVRKKPSFKYYNMWSLALNYLTVVQSGWHVEVQGTPMFRIVEKLKGLKQKLKELDREQFSDIENLTHVAELSLKYLQEQVMSNPLNPDFCNAEKECAQELIQLKKARDSFLAQKAKEDWAKNGDDNTSFFHAIVTDDEIKQAMFSIPGTKAPGPDGYSSQFFKDSWAIVGKDICASVRNMISTGNILKEANNTILTLLPKVDVPDTVTQFRPIACCNTVYKCMAKVVCSRLSSILPDIIHPSQSAFIAGRDIVGNILICQDLIKLYKRKKCSPRLMMKIDFQKAYDSIEWSYLNEMLRYLKFPDITIKLLMQCVSSPSYSLSLNGEVFGFFKGKRGLRLGDPLSPLLFTICLEYLSRLLGSIPKCHGFKFHPLYARLSINHLCFADDLLMFSRGDLESVTLMLRAFSTFSLASGLQMNKDKSNFYCNGVTDSVVQAIENASEVGSFGPAKYAVDRVTERIQRLGARKLSYAGRVVLISSVLSTLNSHWARVFIIPKTVMKKIESICGAFLWYGNDSCERPNLVSWKQICQPRRKGGLGFKNLHTWNLALIAKYVWWVEKKADHLWVKWVHAIYIKDRIWKDYEPFSCSSWAWKRICQVKNRLKPLLFDVTWRDLDQDYSTQMGYSWLVYEVDDVPWFPWIQNRMLLPKHSFHVWLIAQNRLLTQDRLFRMQIIQANCCFLCGNAEESIDHLFFICPYSQKCKQLLVAWLDCFIPDQGFIQRWIEYRCRSLFMKQCIAAGIVSLMYGIWFARNRCQIEHVVPLPAVIIKQVKGSFSMQLKSRRLEHRDWRVHAWVTRLEQSFRLMNTSFYLTLDQFADHLRLTRAKKGYLRDVLTDFGASGYMPLFTGRPAPTSCAMLINDIQHVTLKIFLWAITCLLYGRKDLKLPPKRSAAYIQASEMTIDKVARMIEQQDALLEALKNVGKGAEKLVDATHLSTIIICFNPSTYEGTGEPKLLDNWHREMESLLEVVECPAELNVKEDARAYYKDEGLDDIPWAGLKSAMREQYAEDMQLGQRGLALWFEKGLDPKIMNRLPARVLSDLKEVYARAGHAERLVDLAKEANEKTT